The proteins below are encoded in one region of Helianthus annuus cultivar XRQ/B chromosome 2, HanXRQr2.0-SUNRISE, whole genome shotgun sequence:
- the LOC110903689 gene encoding uncharacterized protein LOC110903689, giving the protein MADRVNVNDDDEARRNEIRTMVVEEVKKAIEASIPRLAQEVEGQVLEIVNTSVTSKVEELKEMISELQVKKSKRRCTYKEFMACNPLPYQGDVDPIACQRWISSTEAVFTRSRCEVEDQVMFATGLLQSRAKDWWDAYSKELGDDKVQLLTWQEFKESFLKYYSPQSAIDKIQEDFLRLRQKDETIDEITNKFLERVKFCEEIAGTERQRIVRYHAMLKAEYREFVNPSKCATLNELIDWARDREIEIKRQVERGEKRVAEKPTNASPSKKARYQDQSKKGKASSEIPTCKTCGKHHSGECLSGKKGCYKCGREGHPFYRCPENPKACYNCNETGHIKAECPKLQQGTKRDGRKDEPPKARGRMFQLTSEEAKASPDVVSGTKKEEGASHSKAQSSQDRGKSLA; this is encoded by the exons ATGGCTGATAGGGTGAACGTGAATGATGACGATGAAGCACGCCGAAATGAGATAAGAACTATGGTTGTGGAAGAGGTAAAGAAAGCAATTGAGGCAAGTATACCCCGATTAGCTCAGGAAGTCGAGGGGCAAGTATTGGAGATAGTTAATACCTCGGTAACATCTAAGGTggaagaattgaaagaaatgattaGTGAATTGCAAGTGAAGAAAAGCAAACGAAGATGTACGTACAAAGAGTTCATGGCATGTAATCCCTTACCATACCAAGGGGATGTTGATCCGATAGCTTGCCAAAGGTGGATTTCAAGCACCGAAGCCGTGTTTACACGAAGTAGATGTGAAGTGGAAGATCAAGTAATGTTTGCCACGGGCCTCCTACAATCTCgagcaaaagattggtgggatgcaTACTCGAAGGAATTGGGGGATGATAAAGTACAGTTGTTAACATGGCAAGAATTCAAGGAGTCATTCCTGAAATATTATAGTCCACAATCCGCAATTGATAAGATTCAGGAAGACTTCTTGCGTCTCAGACAGAAGGATGAAACGATTGACGAGATAACCAACAAGTTCCTTGAAAGGGTGAAGTTCTGTGAAGAGATAGCGGGGACGGAGAGGCAAAGGATTGTACGTTACCATGCTATGCTAAAGGCTGAATATCGAGAATTTGTAAATCCCTCCAAGTGTGCAACGTTGAATGAACTAATTGATTGGGCAAGAGACAGAGAAATTGAGATAAAAAGGCAGGTTGAACGGGGAGAGAAAAGGGTAGCGGAGAAGCCTACCAACGCAAGCCCATCGAAAAAGGCAAGATATCAAGATCAAAGCAAGAAAGGGAAAGCAAGTAGTGAAATTCCGACTTGCAAGACGTGTGGGAAGCATCATTCGGGTGAATGTTTGTCAGGAAAGAAGGGGTGCTACAAATGTGGACGTGAGGGACATCCGTTTTATAGGTGCCCCGAAAACCCTAAGGCGTGTTATAATTGTAATGAAACGGGGCACATTAAAGCGGAATGCCCGAAACTCCAACAAGGGACAAAGAGAGATGGAAGGAAGGACGAGCCCCCCAAGGCTCGCGGAAGGATGTTTCAGTTAACCTCGGAAGAAGCTAAAGCTAGCCCGGAcgtggtttcag GCACAAAGAAGGAAGAAGGCGCGAGTCACTCAAAGGCACAATCATCAcaagatcgcg GTAAATCTCTTGCTTGA